A window of the Sphaerobacter thermophilus DSM 20745 genome harbors these coding sequences:
- a CDS encoding tetratricopeptide repeat protein has protein sequence MEHFDEPAPTRSVSGDSERLRANIEHAAALIADGREDDAIPLLRAAIEAGYPGADARVLLGEVLLRHGDTDGRTLLQVATIDATWGARAQAALRAADGHAEERAAVEAPSRKRPRRGARLDPLTIGPFPHTNRLPPAAARVMAEADADVARGRLESALDLTVYAETLAPDDLSIFVRHAELLVATQRQAKALALAATIRRLAALRSETEHDLALARVVAHAAPTLDNVLALARAALAAGDASLSDTYVPAATAALLEAGDAAGALDLAREWHAQAPGSSVARLTYVRELLRSGQVAEAADLTQDVGHDPASFVAALAVAAATGAKTQWSLIARLARDAAAGRVDRIEAQRL, from the coding sequence GTGGAGCACTTCGACGAGCCCGCCCCGACGAGGTCCGTGTCGGGCGACTCCGAGCGATTGCGCGCGAACATCGAGCACGCCGCAGCGCTCATCGCCGACGGCCGTGAAGACGACGCCATCCCCTTGCTCCGGGCCGCTATCGAGGCCGGATACCCGGGCGCCGACGCGCGCGTGCTGCTCGGTGAGGTCCTGCTCCGCCATGGAGACACGGACGGACGGACGCTGCTCCAGGTCGCGACGATCGACGCCACCTGGGGAGCCCGTGCCCAGGCCGCGCTGCGGGCCGCTGACGGACACGCGGAAGAGCGAGCGGCCGTGGAGGCACCCTCACGGAAGCGGCCGCGCCGTGGGGCGCGGCTCGACCCGCTGACGATCGGCCCCTTCCCTCACACGAACCGCCTTCCACCGGCTGCCGCCCGTGTGATGGCCGAAGCAGATGCGGACGTGGCACGAGGGCGCCTTGAGAGCGCGCTCGATCTGACCGTCTACGCCGAGACGCTCGCCCCGGACGATCTCTCCATCTTCGTACGCCACGCCGAACTCCTCGTCGCCACACAGCGCCAGGCCAAAGCGCTGGCGCTGGCCGCCACGATCCGCAGGCTCGCGGCGCTGCGCAGCGAGACCGAGCATGACCTGGCCCTTGCGCGCGTGGTCGCGCACGCCGCTCCCACGCTGGACAACGTCCTGGCTCTGGCACGAGCCGCGCTGGCCGCCGGCGACGCGTCGCTCAGCGACACCTACGTACCGGCTGCCACCGCCGCCCTGTTGGAGGCCGGAGACGCAGCGGGTGCGCTCGATCTCGCCCGCGAGTGGCACGCCCAGGCGCCCGGTAGCTCGGTCGCCCGCCTCACCTACGTCCGTGAACTGCTCCGCTCCGGCCAGGTGGCCGAGGCAGCCGATCTGACCCAAGATGTGGGACACGACCCGGCCTCATTTGTGGCTGCGCTGGCCGTCGCCGCCGCGACAGGTGCGAAGACGCAGTGGTCCCTCATCGCGCGGCTGGCTCGGGACGCTGCCGCCGGGCGCGTGGACCGGATCGAGGCCCAGCGCCTGTAG
- a CDS encoding tetratricopeptide repeat protein translates to MAAVLPEGTAMPVLRALLALAVGDSREVTARLAGFRPADRVSAFVAAVCSLRALGPDADSATVLPPLRAAFDLAAHPDVAAFVSENPLFDPPATAASLGESLANLLVERGEFQEALAVYERLMGQYPDTHRYARAHAELVGRAGETAEALAKLDALREQEEAAGRHAEAEKTLETMVRIAPSHLPLRERLVDIHLKRGRLAEALRELFTLAQLLERHGRVAEAIAHLRRAAEIATLMGDWEKVEPIYGYMIRLAPEDIGLRHAAAATFVQHGRIAEATAQLQEVFRIARTQEDYDEAIAALHQIIALDPTDLTPYHRLGEILAAVGEYGQAERVYGRLAQLAPDDPAIKAKQAALAALAKRQL, encoded by the coding sequence GTGGCAGCGGTGTTGCCGGAGGGCACGGCCATGCCCGTGCTGCGCGCGCTGCTCGCGCTGGCCGTGGGTGACTCGCGCGAGGTCACCGCCCGGCTCGCGGGCTTCCGGCCGGCCGACCGCGTCAGTGCCTTCGTTGCGGCGGTGTGCTCGCTCCGCGCCCTGGGTCCGGACGCTGACTCCGCAACCGTGCTCCCGCCACTCCGGGCTGCCTTCGACCTGGCGGCGCACCCCGACGTCGCGGCCTTCGTGTCGGAGAATCCCCTCTTCGATCCTCCAGCGACGGCGGCATCTCTCGGTGAGAGCCTCGCCAACCTGCTCGTCGAGCGTGGTGAGTTCCAGGAGGCCCTCGCTGTCTACGAGCGACTCATGGGGCAGTACCCGGACACCCATCGGTACGCCCGTGCCCACGCCGAACTGGTGGGCCGCGCCGGCGAGACGGCCGAAGCCCTCGCAAAGCTCGATGCGTTGCGCGAGCAGGAGGAGGCCGCCGGGCGGCACGCCGAGGCGGAAAAAACCCTCGAGACGATGGTGCGCATCGCTCCGAGCCACCTCCCGCTGCGCGAGCGGCTGGTCGATATCCATCTCAAGCGCGGCCGGCTGGCAGAAGCCCTCCGCGAACTCTTCACCCTTGCGCAGTTGCTGGAGCGGCACGGCCGCGTCGCGGAGGCGATCGCTCACCTGCGCCGCGCCGCCGAGATCGCCACCCTCATGGGCGACTGGGAGAAGGTCGAGCCGATCTACGGCTACATGATCCGCCTGGCGCCCGAAGACATCGGGCTGCGGCACGCCGCCGCCGCCACCTTCGTCCAGCACGGGCGCATCGCGGAGGCCACGGCACAGCTCCAGGAGGTCTTTCGCATCGCGAGAACCCAGGAGGACTACGACGAAGCCATCGCTGCGCTCCACCAGATCATCGCCCTCGATCCGACGGATCTGACGCCATACCACCGGCTCGGCGAGATCCTCGCCGCCGTCGGTGAGTACGGGCAGGCCGAGCGAGTCTACGGGCGCCTCGCCCAACTCGCGCCTGACGACCCGGCGATCAAGGCAAAGCAGGCCGCGCTGGCCGCCCTCGCCAAGAGACAACTATGA
- the cdaA gene encoding diadenylate cyclase CdaA yields the protein MPELPWIFTRLDFRAIIDIFAVALIFFGVLWVAQGTRATQLIRGLLILIVVVVGVANIFNLTALKWLLDKALPALIISVPVVFQPELRRALEQLGHTGSWLRPPFTAAAETDLESTVEEISRAAVQLSRHRYGALIVIERETGLQDYVDRGVPLDATLTRQLLINIFYPNSPLHDGAVIVRNDRILAASCVLPLSDNVATGGQLGTRHRAAMGITEESDAIAVVVSEETGQIAVAHNGRLYRNLDPERLRKVLRTLLRLDRPERTIRRRVRLNGPPPPADGLGDNRERAPEDGARTATRAD from the coding sequence ATGCCCGAACTCCCGTGGATCTTTACTCGCCTCGACTTCCGGGCCATCATCGACATCTTCGCCGTGGCCCTGATCTTCTTCGGCGTGCTCTGGGTAGCCCAGGGCACACGCGCCACGCAGTTGATCCGCGGGTTGCTGATCCTGATCGTCGTGGTCGTCGGTGTCGCCAACATCTTCAACCTGACAGCACTGAAATGGCTGCTCGACAAGGCACTCCCGGCGCTCATCATCTCCGTGCCGGTCGTCTTCCAGCCGGAGCTACGCCGGGCACTGGAGCAGCTCGGTCACACCGGCTCCTGGTTGCGACCACCCTTCACGGCCGCCGCTGAGACCGACCTGGAGAGCACCGTCGAGGAGATCTCGCGTGCCGCCGTCCAGTTATCGCGCCACCGCTACGGTGCCCTCATCGTGATCGAACGTGAGACCGGGCTGCAGGACTATGTCGACCGCGGCGTGCCACTCGACGCCACGCTAACTCGGCAGCTCCTGATCAACATCTTCTACCCCAACTCGCCCCTGCACGACGGCGCGGTCATCGTACGCAACGACCGGATCCTCGCGGCGAGTTGCGTGCTGCCGCTCAGCGACAACGTTGCCACCGGCGGTCAGCTCGGGACGCGCCACCGCGCCGCCATGGGCATCACCGAGGAGTCCGACGCCATCGCCGTCGTCGTCTCAGAGGAGACGGGCCAGATCGCGGTTGCACACAACGGGCGGCTCTACCGAAATCTGGACCCGGAGCGGCTGCGGAAGGTCCTGCGTACGCTGCTGCGGCTTGACCGCCCCGAGCGCACCATCCGCCGGCGCGTGCGGCTGAACGGGCCACCACCGCCCGCCGACGGCCTGGGCGATAACCGGGAGCGAGCGCCTGAAGATGGAGCGAGGACTGCAACCCGTGCTGACTAG
- a CDS encoding CdaR family protein, with amino-acid sequence MLTRLRQFLDTGNLFRFILALILAFALWAWVTSEQDPEISKVLPAVPVVATDVPDGFTVIGTLGTVEIRLQGPRSRINALEEGAVRATVDLGDIEEPGLYQERVSVDVPSGVRVRSVQPSQITVQLERATGSGS; translated from the coding sequence GTGCTGACTAGGCTGCGCCAGTTCCTCGACACCGGGAACCTCTTCCGGTTCATCCTGGCGCTCATCCTCGCCTTCGCGCTGTGGGCCTGGGTGACCAGCGAGCAGGACCCGGAGATCAGCAAGGTTCTGCCCGCCGTGCCGGTGGTTGCCACCGACGTGCCCGACGGCTTCACGGTCATCGGCACTCTCGGCACGGTTGAGATACGCCTGCAAGGCCCGCGCAGTCGCATCAACGCGCTGGAAGAGGGCGCCGTCCGGGCCACTGTCGACCTCGGCGACATCGAGGAGCCGGGACTCTACCAGGAACGAGTCTCGGTCGACGTGCCGTCCGGCGTGCGCGTCCGCAGCGTGCAGCCCTCCCAGATCACCGTCCAGCTCGAGCGCGCCACCGGCTCAGGCTCCTGA
- a CDS encoding ANTAR domain-containing response regulator, whose protein sequence is MESASRRARIIIADDESIIRMDLREMLTHLGYDVVGEAADGRTAIELAQKLHPDLVVLDIKMPDMDGIEAAERLTQSRIAPVVLLTAYSEQNLIERAKRAGVSGYLVKPFRESELMPVIELALARFHDLQGLENEVEQLKDALETRKLIERAKGILMEVHGLKEAEAFNRMRRTSMDNRKSMREVAEAILLTHQVETRSS, encoded by the coding sequence ATGGAGAGCGCGTCGCGCAGGGCGCGAATCATCATCGCCGACGATGAATCCATCATCCGGATGGATCTGCGCGAGATGCTGACGCACCTCGGCTACGATGTCGTCGGCGAGGCCGCCGATGGGCGGACGGCCATCGAGCTCGCCCAGAAGCTCCATCCGGACCTCGTCGTCCTCGACATCAAGATGCCAGACATGGACGGCATCGAAGCGGCCGAACGGCTGACCCAGAGCCGCATCGCGCCGGTCGTGCTCCTCACCGCCTACAGCGAGCAGAATCTCATCGAGCGTGCGAAGCGAGCAGGAGTCTCCGGGTACCTGGTCAAGCCCTTCCGCGAGAGCGAGTTGATGCCGGTCATCGAACTGGCCCTCGCGCGTTTCCACGACCTTCAGGGGCTGGAGAATGAGGTGGAGCAGCTCAAGGACGCGCTGGAGACGCGCAAGCTGATCGAGCGCGCGAAGGGCATCCTGATGGAGGTCCACGGCCTCAAGGAGGCGGAAGCCTTCAACCGCATGCGGCGCACAAGCATGGACAACCGCAAGTCGATGCGGGAGGTCGCCGAGGCCATCCTCCTCACGCACCAGGTCGAGACCCGGTCCTCTTAG